From a single Novipirellula caenicola genomic region:
- the trpD gene encoding anthranilate phosphoribosyltransferase, which produces MASLFQAAIVQANSGIDLDEDQTSELIDAMLRGEAEERDVANLLLALKEKGESVSELVGASRAMRRHMTRIPHSHPVLLDTCGTGGSGSGTFNISTAVAIVAAAAGVAVAKHGNRRATSLTGSADVLEVLGVPIECDAESVAQRLDRDGICFCFAAKLHPAMRHVIGVRRQLGVKTLFNLLGPLCNPAGATHQLLGTSTPETQSMVAAAIGALGTTRTFVVHGADGQDEVSLDGATHVIDVQSSTSEQYQWTPDDFGLQPASRDALSAADPNESAEIIRRVFAGEPGPCRDAVLAGTAAALVLVGAANDIRDGVAKAAQTIDSGAAKDKLASLVGH; this is translated from the coding sequence ATGGCATCACTTTTTCAGGCCGCAATCGTACAAGCTAATTCCGGGATCGATTTGGACGAAGATCAAACCAGCGAGTTGATTGATGCGATGCTGCGGGGCGAAGCGGAGGAGCGAGACGTCGCAAATTTATTGCTTGCACTGAAGGAAAAAGGGGAATCGGTCAGCGAGTTGGTGGGGGCTTCGCGTGCGATGCGTCGTCACATGACGCGAATTCCGCATTCTCACCCAGTGTTGCTGGACACCTGTGGAACGGGCGGCAGCGGCAGCGGGACGTTCAATATCAGTACCGCCGTGGCAATTGTTGCTGCAGCCGCCGGTGTGGCCGTTGCCAAACATGGAAATCGTCGCGCGACAAGTTTGACGGGATCAGCTGACGTGCTCGAAGTTTTGGGAGTGCCGATCGAATGCGACGCCGAGTCGGTCGCCCAGCGGTTGGATCGTGACGGCATTTGTTTCTGTTTTGCAGCCAAGTTGCATCCGGCAATGCGGCATGTGATCGGAGTGCGGCGACAATTAGGGGTTAAAACGCTGTTCAACTTGCTCGGCCCCCTCTGTAATCCCGCCGGAGCGACCCACCAATTGCTGGGAACCTCGACTCCGGAAACACAATCGATGGTGGCTGCCGCGATTGGAGCCTTGGGAACCACCCGCACCTTTGTCGTGCATGGCGCCGACGGGCAAGACGAAGTTTCACTCGACGGGGCAACGCATGTCATCGATGTGCAATCCTCGACGAGTGAACAATATCAATGGACGCCCGACGATTTTGGGCTTCAACCGGCCAGCCGTGATGCATTGTCCGCAGCCGATCCCAATGAAAGTGCCGAAATTATTCGCCGCGTTTTTGCTGGGGAACCAGGCCCTTGCCGCGACGCCGTGTTGGCCGGGACTGCCGCAGCACTTGTCTTGGTGGGGGCCGCCAACGACATCCGTGACGGAGTCGCCAAGGCAGCGCAAACCATCGACTCAGGAGCTGCAAAAGACAAGCTGGCGTCCTTAGTCGGTCACTAG
- a CDS encoding nucleoside hydrolase yields the protein MTRKIIIDCDPGIDDATALCMALFDPRLEVLAITATAGTVDADQATSNVIAVVQQLDPIKYPRIGKAGPPEDAPVVDDRHLNGNDGLGDCNFPESARQHLPTSEKVIAELARKYPNEVTVVCLGPTTNIARICRRDPAILPLLDKIVIGGGSVSHSGNVTASAEFNMYFDPAAAHDVFESATTKSLIPLDITDAMSFGVDLLEKLPARYSRAGNLLHKLIPFAFRAAHQLLGRELVPLYDATTILSLIEPDLFTWKSMAGKVETRGELTRGVTVFDQRLRPEWPINMEVAVDVDAEEAHEMIIRSLRYAGQQT from the coding sequence ATGACACGCAAAATCATTATCGATTGTGATCCCGGTATCGATGACGCCACGGCATTGTGCATGGCACTTTTCGACCCGCGTTTAGAGGTGCTGGCGATTACCGCCACTGCGGGCACGGTCGATGCGGATCAGGCAACCTCTAACGTGATCGCGGTGGTCCAACAGCTTGACCCCATCAAATACCCGCGAATTGGCAAAGCAGGGCCCCCGGAAGACGCTCCGGTGGTGGACGATCGGCATCTCAACGGCAACGACGGGCTAGGCGATTGCAATTTCCCCGAGTCGGCGCGTCAACATTTGCCGACAAGCGAAAAAGTCATCGCCGAACTGGCTCGTAAGTACCCCAACGAAGTCACGGTGGTGTGTCTAGGGCCGACAACGAACATTGCTCGCATCTGTCGACGCGATCCGGCGATCTTGCCGCTGCTAGACAAAATCGTGATCGGCGGCGGATCGGTCTCTCATTCGGGCAATGTGACGGCGTCGGCCGAGTTCAACATGTACTTTGACCCAGCGGCCGCCCATGACGTGTTCGAATCCGCCACGACCAAAAGCTTGATCCCGCTGGATATCACCGATGCAATGAGTTTCGGGGTGGATCTGCTAGAAAAATTGCCAGCCCGTTACTCACGCGCCGGAAACTTGTTACACAAATTGATTCCCTTTGCGTTCCGCGCGGCACACCAATTACTCGGACGCGAATTGGTCCCGCTGTACGATGCAACGACCATCTTATCGCTGATCGAACCCGATCTGTTCACGTGGAAATCCATGGCGGGCAAGGTCGAAACACGCGGCGAATTGACGCGTGGCGTCACGGTGTTTGACCAGCGACTACGGCCCGAATGGCCGATCAATATGGAAGTCGCCGTCGATGTGGATGCGGAAGAGGCTCACGAAATGATCATTCGTAGTTTGCGTTACGCCGGCCAGCAAACGTAG
- a CDS encoding ABC transporter ATP-binding protein produces MKMTSSFAAPGSDANNDLTTPSTATGGVHQGSTDCIELRRLHRFFGKTKAVNDISFSVARGHVFGYIGPNGAGKTTSMRILATLDLPSYGDAFVDGFSVVNDPELVRRRLGFMPDSFGTYRDVNCKEYLDFFARANGLVGRERNQRLDWVLEFTGTKGMAEKPIRGLSKGMKQRLCLGRALIHDPSVMILDEPAAGLDPRARIELRKMIRELADRGKTVLISSHILTELAEMCDSVGIIEQGSLLATGSVEQIQRQRETHRELSIRLLDRVNECAAEISTQQSVEKMIIDGEFLRFEFEGDASDQADLVAWIIGRGYRVVEVASHKKSLEDVFLQVTEGLVQ; encoded by the coding sequence ATGAAAATGACTTCTTCGTTTGCGGCCCCCGGTTCCGACGCGAACAACGATTTGACCACGCCATCGACCGCGACTGGAGGCGTGCACCAGGGATCGACCGATTGCATCGAGCTTCGCCGGCTGCATCGTTTTTTTGGTAAAACGAAAGCGGTCAACGACATTTCGTTCTCGGTGGCTCGCGGTCATGTCTTTGGTTACATCGGCCCAAATGGTGCGGGCAAAACGACGTCGATGCGGATCTTGGCGACGCTTGATTTACCGAGTTATGGCGACGCATTCGTTGACGGATTCTCGGTGGTCAACGACCCGGAACTCGTCCGTCGACGACTCGGATTCATGCCCGATTCGTTTGGCACCTATCGCGATGTCAATTGCAAAGAGTACTTGGATTTTTTTGCACGCGCCAACGGATTGGTGGGGCGAGAGCGGAATCAACGCCTGGATTGGGTGCTCGAATTTACCGGCACCAAAGGCATGGCCGAAAAACCGATCCGTGGTTTAAGCAAGGGCATGAAGCAGCGACTGTGTTTAGGACGCGCCCTGATTCATGACCCGTCTGTCATGATTTTGGACGAACCCGCAGCCGGACTCGATCCACGCGCACGAATCGAGCTTCGCAAAATGATTCGTGAATTAGCCGACCGAGGCAAAACGGTGCTGATTAGCAGCCACATTCTGACCGAGCTTGCTGAGATGTGCGATTCGGTCGGGATCATCGAACAAGGCTCGCTGTTGGCGACCGGAAGCGTGGAACAAATTCAACGCCAACGGGAAACGCATCGCGAACTATCGATCCGTTTGCTCGACCGGGTCAACGAATGTGCGGCGGAGATTTCAACACAGCAAAGTGTCGAAAAGATGATCATTGATGGCGAATTTCTGCGGTTTGAATTCGAGGGCGACGCGTCTGACCAAGCCGATCTAGTCGCGTGGATCATCGGACGCGGCTATCGTGTGGTCGAAGTTGCGTCGCATAAAAAGAGTCTCGAGGATGTTTTCTTGCAGGTCACCGAAGGGCTTGTCCAATGA
- a CDS encoding ABC transporter permease, translated as MNGSVSVATGSMPNVNATNRWDQFDAWCEKMGDRLNPILVKETRQALKSRQFVVTFSVLLFAAFAWTVVGSLSQMPQIYTTPSAARLMIGYYVVLAIPMLLVVPLAAYRSLEGEIDDGTLELLSITALSPWQIVLGKLASASLQMMIYFVALFPCMAYAYTLRGVDLPTTLIIIAALLVAGLMLTVAALFLAPLAQSRTGRIATLLMLMMILLFAEYTIGYLVIDLILNGNPFTSDWIFFLCTSTVLVSLSSGHLLLTATAAQLTPESENRSTNLRISMMILSMILITIGAYAVRGLDPSENIFVMIAVTLAVLWTIFGSMLAAESPVMTPRIRRELPQSFFARVALTWLTPGPATGLVFASINIVVLTSFVVFGLFEQRQQPTNLRASDLQALFRLSILFSSYLVAGLIAVRWIVALVRINNHPRVEIGLAAMVTVMVLSALVPYSIGLHLNDYRNYSYSHWQITNWVWTLAEATPSGTVRNLEVFSVAASVTLAFIVCLLTMPRTVMPRRTETPEQVQREQNKTASP; from the coding sequence ATGAATGGAAGTGTATCCGTCGCTACCGGATCGATGCCCAACGTCAACGCAACCAATCGCTGGGACCAATTCGATGCTTGGTGCGAGAAAATGGGGGATCGGCTGAACCCGATTCTGGTCAAAGAGACTCGCCAGGCGCTGAAAAGCCGCCAATTTGTCGTCACGTTTTCGGTGCTGCTGTTCGCCGCATTCGCATGGACCGTGGTCGGCAGTTTGTCACAAATGCCACAAATCTATACGACCCCTTCGGCGGCTCGTTTGATGATTGGCTACTACGTGGTGCTGGCGATTCCCATGTTGTTGGTCGTGCCGCTGGCGGCCTATCGTTCATTGGAAGGCGAAATTGACGATGGCACCCTCGAGTTATTGTCGATCACGGCGCTGAGTCCCTGGCAAATCGTGCTGGGAAAACTCGCGAGCGCGTCACTGCAGATGATGATCTATTTCGTCGCCTTGTTTCCGTGCATGGCATACGCCTACACACTTCGCGGCGTCGATTTACCGACCACATTGATCATCATCGCGGCGTTGTTGGTGGCCGGATTGATGCTAACCGTGGCGGCGTTATTCCTTGCTCCGTTGGCACAGAGCAGGACCGGGCGTATCGCCACGCTGCTGATGTTGATGATGATTTTGTTGTTCGCCGAATACACGATCGGCTACCTCGTGATCGATCTGATTCTCAACGGCAATCCATTTACCAGCGATTGGATCTTTTTCCTCTGCACCTCGACTGTGCTGGTGTCGTTGTCGTCGGGTCACTTGTTGCTGACCGCAACGGCGGCGCAATTGACCCCAGAGAGCGAAAACCGCTCGACGAATCTGCGTATCTCGATGATGATCCTGTCGATGATCTTGATCACCATCGGGGCCTATGCGGTTAGAGGGCTCGATCCAAGCGAAAACATCTTTGTCATGATCGCAGTCACTTTGGCGGTGCTGTGGACCATCTTTGGCAGCATGCTGGCCGCCGAATCGCCCGTGATGACGCCGCGGATACGCCGCGAATTACCACAGAGTTTTTTCGCACGCGTTGCCTTGACTTGGCTGACTCCCGGCCCCGCGACCGGGCTTGTTTTTGCCAGCATCAATATCGTGGTATTGACCAGTTTTGTGGTGTTTGGTCTTTTCGAACAGCGGCAGCAACCGACCAACCTCCGCGCGTCGGACCTACAAGCGTTGTTTCGCCTGAGCATTCTGTTTTCGAGTTACCTGGTAGCCGGATTGATTGCCGTCCGCTGGATTGTCGCCTTGGTACGCATCAACAACCATCCACGTGTCGAGATTGGTCTGGCCGCGATGGTCACGGTAATGGTTCTATCCGCGTTGGTGCCCTATTCGATCGGTTTGCATTTAAACGACTATCGAAACTACTCGTACTCACATTGGCAAATCACCAATTGGGTATGGACGCTGGCCGAAGCCACACCGAGTGGAACGGTACGAAATCTCGAGGTCTTCAGCGTCGCTGCTTCGGTAACGCTCGCCTTTATCGTCTGTTTACTGACAATGCCTCGTACCGTCATGCCGCGACGCACCGAGACTCCGGAACAGGTCCAGCGGGAACAAAACAAGACAGCGTCCCCCTGA
- a CDS encoding DUF3467 domain-containing protein, translating to MTSESDSTPDPADANPALRARVPDHVAEGCFSTGAIVMTGPSEFIIDFLQTIGRPHRVASRVVIPHPVMPQFIDALQTNLDLYRNRFGDPPTPPANPQQNQSRRPTPQEIYDDLKMPDHVLSGVYANGVMIGHGASEFGLDFLTSFFPQSAVSSRVFVAAGQVPRLLDSLKGAVKQLEQRRQQQTGNPAEFPGNPIGPADGSSGTNDDPSRGEFGGDTDQGRYDDGNAPPNPDSPSDNDPTGSDSDPKA from the coding sequence ATGACATCCGAATCCGATTCGACTCCCGATCCCGCCGACGCCAACCCAGCGCTTCGCGCCCGAGTGCCCGATCACGTTGCCGAAGGCTGCTTCAGTACCGGCGCGATTGTGATGACCGGACCGAGCGAATTCATTATCGATTTCCTACAAACGATTGGCCGACCGCATCGCGTTGCCTCACGCGTGGTGATTCCTCATCCGGTGATGCCGCAATTCATCGACGCTTTGCAAACCAACCTTGATTTGTATCGAAATCGCTTCGGAGACCCTCCGACGCCACCGGCCAACCCACAACAAAACCAGTCGCGTCGCCCAACTCCCCAAGAGATCTACGATGATTTAAAGATGCCCGATCACGTGCTCAGCGGTGTCTACGCAAACGGCGTGATGATCGGCCACGGGGCGAGTGAATTTGGCTTGGATTTTCTAACAAGCTTCTTTCCACAAAGTGCCGTCAGCTCGCGAGTCTTTGTGGCGGCAGGGCAAGTCCCTCGCTTGCTCGATTCACTCAAAGGCGCGGTCAAGCAGCTCGAACAGCGTCGGCAACAGCAAACCGGCAACCCTGCCGAATTTCCCGGCAACCCTATCGGTCCTGCTGATGGATCATCCGGCACCAACGATGATCCGAGCCGCGGCGAATTTGGCGGCGATACAGACCAGGGCCGCTACGACGATGGCAATGCTCCGCCGAATCCCGATTCACCGTCGGACAATGATCCGACGGGTAGCGATTCGGACCCTAAGGCCTAG